A portion of the Cervus canadensis isolate Bull #8, Minnesota chromosome 26, ASM1932006v1, whole genome shotgun sequence genome contains these proteins:
- the HNRNPDL gene encoding heterogeneous nuclear ribonucleoprotein D-like, which yields MEVPPRLSHVPPPLFPSAPATLASRSLSHWRPRAPRQLAPLLPSLAPSSARQGARRAQRHVTAQQPSRLAGGAAIKGGRRRRPDLFRRHFKSSSIQRSAAAAAATRSARQHPPADHSAAMEDMNEYSNIEEFAEGSKINASKNQQDDGKMFIGGLSWDTSKKDLTEYLSRFGEVVDCTIKTDPVTGRSRGFGFVLFKDAASVDKVLELKEHKLDGKLIDPKRAKALKGKEPPKKVFVGGLSPDTSEEQIKEYFGAFGEIENIELPMDTKTNERRGFCFITYTDEEPVKKLLESRYHQIGSGKCEIKVAQPKEVYRQQQQQQKGGRGAAAGGRGGTRGRGRGQGQNWNQGFNNYYDQGYGNYNSAYGGDQNYSGYGGYDYTGYNYGNYGYGQGYADYSGQQSTYGKASRGGGNHQNNYQPY from the exons ATGGAGGTCCCGCCCCGACTCTCCCATGTGCCGCCGCCATTGTTCCCCTCCGCTCCCGCTACTTTAGCCTCCCGCAGCCTCTCCCATTGGCGGCCGCGGGCGCCGCGGCAGCTTGCCCCGCTCCTCCCTTCGCTCGCTCCCAGCTCCGCCCGGCAGGGGGCGCGCCGGGCCCAGCGCCACGTCACCGCCCAGCAACCCTCCCGATTGGCGGGCGGGGCGGCTATAAAGGGAGGGCGCAGGCGGCGCCCGGATCTCTTCCGCCGCCATTTTAAATCCAGCTCCATACAACGCTccgccgccgctgctgccgcGACTCGGTCTGCGCGCCAGCACCCTCCGGCCGACCACTCCGCCGCTATGGAAGACATGAACGAGTACAGCAACATAGAGGAATTCGCAGAGGGATCCAAGATCAACGCGAGCAAGAACCAGCAGGATGACGG TAAAATGTTTATTGGAGGCTTGAGCTGGGATACAAGCAAGAAAGATCTGACTGAATATTTGTCTCGATTTGGGGAAGTTGTGGACTGCACGATTAAAACAGATCCTGTTACTGGAAGATCACGAGGATTTGGATTTGTGCTTTTCAAGGATGCTGCTAGTGTTGATAAG GTTTTGGAACTGAAAGAACACAAACTGGATGGCAAATTGATAGACCCCAAACGGGCCAAAGCTTTAAAGGGGAAGGAACCCCCAAAAAAGGTTTTCGTGGGTGGATTGAGCCCAGATACTTCGGAGgaacaaattaaagaatattttggaGCCTTTGGAGAG ATTGAAAATATTGAACTTCctatggatacaaaaacaaatgaaagaagaggATTTTGCTTTATTACATATACAGACGAGGAGCCAGTAAAGAAATTGTTAGAAAGCAGATACCATCAAATTGGTTCTGGGAAG TGTGAAATCAAAGTTGCACAACCCAAAGAGGTATATAgacagcaacagcaacaacagaaggGAGGAAGAGGTGCTGCAGCTGGTGGGCGAGGAGGTACTAGGGGTCGTGGCCGAG GTCAGGGCCAAAACTGGAACCAAGGATTTAATAACTATTATGATCAAGGATATGGAAATTACAATAGTGCCTATGGTGGTGATCAAAACTATAGTGGCTATGGCGGCTATGATTATACTGGGTATAACTATGGGAACTATGGATATGGACAGGGATATGCAGACTACAGTG GCCAACAGAGCACTTATGGCAAGGCATCTCGAGGGGGTGGCAATCACCAAAATAATTACCAGCCATATTAA